In Holophagaceae bacterium, one DNA window encodes the following:
- a CDS encoding NAD(P)H-binding protein, translating into MPDKTIQAVTGAYGYSGKYIASRLLAQGQQVITLTDSGQRPNPFGGQVRAVPFNFEDPAALARSLEKVEVLYNTYWVRFNHKLFRHQEAVRNTLALFKAAQQAGVRRIVHVSITNPSESSPLEYFRGKAMLERALTESGISYAILRPAVIFGKEDILINNIAWAVRRLPVFGVFGDGRYRLQPIYVEDLADLAVRCGAGREDEVIDAIGPETYTYRELVRTIARLLDVRCPVFSVPPRLGLLAGQALGWLARDVTITQEEIEGLMADLLYTPSPPAGKTRLSEWIQANADMLGRSYASELARRVDRGAAY; encoded by the coding sequence ATGCCAGACAAGACGATTCAAGCCGTCACCGGTGCGTATGGCTACTCCGGAAAATACATCGCCAGCCGCCTGCTGGCCCAAGGCCAGCAGGTGATCACGTTGACCGACTCGGGGCAGCGCCCAAACCCATTCGGCGGGCAGGTGCGCGCGGTCCCCTTCAACTTTGAAGACCCGGCGGCGCTGGCGCGGTCCCTGGAAAAGGTCGAAGTGCTCTACAACACGTACTGGGTGCGCTTCAACCACAAGCTGTTCCGCCACCAGGAGGCCGTGCGGAACACTCTGGCGCTGTTCAAAGCCGCCCAACAGGCCGGGGTGCGGCGCATCGTCCACGTCAGCATCACCAACCCCTCCGAAAGCTCCCCGCTCGAGTATTTCCGCGGCAAAGCGATGCTTGAAAGGGCATTGACGGAAAGCGGGATTTCCTACGCCATCCTGCGGCCGGCGGTGATCTTCGGCAAGGAGGACATCCTCATCAACAACATCGCCTGGGCGGTGCGCCGCCTGCCGGTGTTCGGCGTGTTCGGCGACGGGCGGTACCGCCTGCAGCCGATCTACGTCGAAGACTTGGCGGACCTGGCCGTGCGCTGCGGCGCGGGGCGCGAGGATGAGGTGATTGACGCCATTGGACCGGAGACCTACACCTACCGCGAACTGGTGCGGACCATCGCCCGTTTGCTCGATGTGCGCTGCCCGGTGTTCAGCGTGCCGCCGCGCCTGGGCCTGCTGGCCGGACAGGCGCTCGGCTGGCTGGCCAGGGACGTGACCATCACGCAAGAAGAGATTGAAGGGCTGATGGCCGACTTGCTGTACACCCCGTCGCCGCCTGCGGGCAAAACCCGACTGAGCGAATGGATCCAGGCGAATGCCGACATGCTCGGCCGCAGCTATGCAAGCGAGCTGGCGCGGCGAGTGGATCGCGGGGCGGCGTACTGA